Proteins from one Bos indicus x Bos taurus breed Angus x Brahman F1 hybrid chromosome 19, Bos_hybrid_MaternalHap_v2.0, whole genome shotgun sequence genomic window:
- the LOC113877401 gene encoding olfactory receptor 140-like — MDLLMLQNNVTEFVLLGLTQNPHLQKVLFIVFLLIFLFTMVANLLIAITISLSPTLSAPMYFFLTYLAFIDAFYTSTTTPKMAIDLLYQRRTISWHGCLAQLFLVHFLGGSEIIVLIVMAYDRYVAICKPLHYTAITQQGLCQLLVVVALIGGILHATVQILFTVDLTFCGHNVMDHFMCDFFSLLEIACSHTHTLGMVVAANSGAMCLLIFFMLLISYIVILSSLKSHGSEGRRRALSTCGSHFTVVVLYFVPCIFSYMRPVATYPGDKLVSVFFIIITPMLNPIIYTVRNTEVKNATWSLLKRRVTFPVLKLSIIKIK; from the exons ATGGATCTTCTTATGCTTCAAAACAATGTGACTGAATTTGTTCTCTTGGGACTCACACAAAATCCACATTTGCAGAAAGTACTATTTATTGTCTTTCTGCTTATTTTCCTGTTTACCATGGTGGCCAATCTGCTCAttgccatcaccatctccctcAGCCCCACACTTTCTGCTCCAATGTACTTTTTTCTCACTTATTTGGCCTTCATAGATGCCTTTTACACATCTACCACAACCCCCAAAATGGCCATTGACCTGCTGTACCAGAGGAGAACCATCTCTTGGCATGGATGCCTGGCTCAACTCTTTTTGGTACACTTCCTGGGAGGATCAGAGATTATAGTCCTCATcgtcatggcctatgaccgctatgtggccatctgcaagcctctGCACTACACAGCCATCACGCAACAGGGGCTCTGCCAGCTCCTGGTTGTGGTGGCCTTGATTGGGGGGATCCTGCATGCTACTGTACAGATTCTTTTTACAGTAGACTTGACCTTCTGTGGTCACAACGTCATGGACCACTTCATGTGTGATTTCTTCTCACTCTTGGAAATTGCctgcagtcacacacacacacttggaatGGTGGTGGCAGCCAACAGTGGGGCCATGTGCTTGCTCATTTTTTTCATGCTACTCATCTCCTACATAGTCATTCTGAGCTCCCTGAAATCCCATGGTTCTGAAGGACGGCGCAGAGCCCTCTCCACATGTGGCTCCCACTTTACAGTAGTGGTGCTGTATTTTGTCCCTTGTATATTTAGTTACATGCGTCCTGTGGCCACTTACCCTGGGGACAAGTTGGTGAGTGTGTTCTTTATAATAATCACTCCCATGTTAAATCCTATCATTTACACAGTGAGAAACACAGAGGTGAAAAATGCCACGTGGAGTTTGTTGAAGAGGAGAGTA ACTTTCCCAGTATTAAAATTGtccatcataaaaataaaatag